The Curtobacterium herbarum genome contains the following window.
AAGCTCGTGATGCCGGTCGGGATCGCGATGATCGCCGCCCAGCTCGTCACCTTCTTCATCACGGTGTTCTGCCGGTTCGACGCCAGGTTCAGGTTCGTGTCGAGGACGCTCGACACCGCGTCCCGCTGCTGGTCGACGGAGTCGGCGATGGACACTAGGTGGTCCTCGACGTCCCGGAAGTAGGGGCGGACGCCGTTGATGATCGTCTCGGCGTCGCCGTGCAGCAGCGAGCCGACGCTGTCCCGGGTCGGCACGACCAGTCGGCGGAGCACCCCGAGTGCCTTGCGCAGCCGGAACGAGCGGCGCTGGATCTGCTGCTCGCGGGGGTCGCCGGTCTCGAACAGGTCGTCCTCGAGCGCGTCGATGTCCCGCTCGATGGTCTCGAGGACGCTCGTGGCGTGGTCCACCACCGCGTCGAGCAGCCCCCAGAGCAGCCAGGGCACGCCGTGGTCCGCCAGGTCGCTGTTCGCGTCCCACCGGCGCTGGACGGCCGCGGTGTCGAAGTCTGCGCCGTGGATCGTGACGAGGGCGTGCTTCGTGACGAAGGCCTTCACCTCGTGG
Protein-coding sequences here:
- a CDS encoding magnesium transporter CorA family protein; amino-acid sequence: MVETRCWQDGSSAERDFPVEQVSDLVARDGAFVWIDFTDPQPADLEQVQEELGIHVLAVEDAVESGQRPKLDRYRDSLFLVVYDAHGPGKDGAIVTHEVKAFVTKHALVTIHGADFDTAAVQRRWDANSDLADHGVPWLLWGLLDAVVDHATSVLETIERDIDALEDDLFETGDPREQQIQRRSFRLRKALGVLRRLVVPTRDSVGSLLHGDAETIINGVRPYFRDVEDHLVSIADSVDQQRDAVSSVLDTNLNLASNRQNTVMKKVTSWAAIIAIPTGITSFFGQNVSFPGEGAWSGFWASIALTVASSLVLYRSFKHRDWL